From Delphinus delphis chromosome X, mDelDel1.2, whole genome shotgun sequence, a single genomic window includes:
- the MED12 gene encoding mediator of RNA polymerase II transcription subunit 12 isoform X1 → MAAFGILSYEHRPLKRPRLGPPDVYPQDPKQKEDELTALNVKQGFNNQPAVSGDEHGSAKNVNFNPAKISSNFSSIIAEKLRCNTLPDTGRRKPQVNQKDNFWLVTARSQSAINTWFTDLAGTKPLTQLAKKVPIFSKKEEVFGYLAKYTVPVMRAAWLIKMTCAYYAAITETKVKKRHVIDPFMEWTQIITKYLWEQLQKMAEYYRPGPSGSGGCGSTIGPLPHDVEVAIRQWDYNEKLAMFMFQDGMLDRHEFLTWVLECFEKIRPGEDELLKLLLPLLLRYSGEFVQSAYLSRRLAYFCTRRLALQLDGMSSHSSHVMSAQSTSTLPTTPAPQPPTSSTPSTPFSDLLMCPQHRPLVFGLSCILQTILLCCPSALVWHYSLTDSRIKTGSPLDHLPIAPSNLPMPEGNSAFTQQVRAKLREIEQQIKERGQAVEVRWSFDKCQEATAGFTIGRVLHTLEVLDSHSFERSDFSNSLDSLCNRIFGLGPSKDGHEISSDDDAVVSLLCEWAVSCKRSGRHRAMVVAKLLEKRQAEIEAERCGESEAADEKGSIASGSLSAPSAPIFQDVLLQFLDTQAPMLTDPRSESERVEFFNLVLLFCELIRHDVFSHNMYTCTLISRGDLAFGAPGPRPPSPFDDPADDPERKEAEGSSSSKLEDPGLSESMDIDPSSSVLFEDMEKPDFSLFSPTMPCEGKGSPSPEKPDVEKEVKPPPKEKLEGTLGVLYDQPRHVQYATHFPIPQEESCSHECNQRLVVLFGVGKQRDDARHAIKKITKDILKVLNRKGTAETDQLAPIVPLNPGDLTFLGGEDGQKRRRNRPEAFPTAEDIFAKFQHLSHYDQHQVTAQVSRNVLEQITSFALGMSYHLPLVQHVQFIFDLMEYSLSISGLIDFAIQLLNELSVVEAELLLKSSDLVGSYTTSLCLCIVAVLRHYHACLILNQDQMAQVFEGLCGVVKHGMNRSDGSSAERCILAYLYDLYTSCSHLKSKFGELFSDFCSKVKNTIYCNVEPSESNMRWAPEFMIDTLENPAAHTFTYTGLGKSLSENPANRYSFVCNALMHVCVGHHDPDRVNDIAILCAELTGYCKSLSAEWLGVLKALCCSSNNGTCGFNDLLCNVDVSDLSFHDSLATFVAILIARQCLLLEDLIRCAAIPSLLNAACSEQDSEPGARLTCRILLHLFKTPQLNPCQSDGTVSPDKPTVGIRSSCDRHLLAASQNRIVDGAVFAVLKAVFVLGDAELKGSGFTVTGGTEELPEEEGGGGSGGRRQGGRNISVETASLDVYAKYVLRSICQQEWVGERCLKSLCEDSNDLQDPVLSSAQAQRLMQLICYPHRLLDNEDGENPQRQRIKRILQNLDQWTMRQSSLELQLMIKQTPNNEMNSLLENIAKATIEVFQQSAETGSSSGNTASNMPSSSKTKPVLSSLERSGVWLVAPLIAKLPTSVQGHVLKAAGEELEKGQHLGSSSRKERDRQKQKSMSLLSQQPFLSLVLTCLKGQDEQREGLLTSLYSQVHQIVNNWRDDQYLDDCKPKQLMHEALKLRLNLVGGMFDTVQRSTQQTTEWAVLLLEIIISGTVDMQSNNELFTTVLDMLSVLINGTLAADMSSISQGSMEENKRAYMNLVKKLRKELGERQSDSLEKVRQLLPLPKQTRDVITCEPQGSLIDTKGNKIAGFDSIFKKEGLQVSTKQKISPWDLFEGLKPSAPLSWGWFGTVRVDRRVARGEEQQRLLLYHTHLRPRPRAYYLEPLPLPPEDEEPPAPALLEPEKKAPEPPKTDKPGAAPPSTEERKKKSTKGKKRSQPAAKTEDYGMGPGRSGPYGVTVPPDLLHHTNPGSISHLSYRQGSIGLYTQNQPLPAGGPRVDPYRPVRLPMQKLPTRPPYPGVLPTTMTGVMGLEPSSYKTSVYRQQQPAVPQGQRLRQQLQAKIQSQGMLGQSSVHQMTPSSSYGLQTSQGYTPYVSHVGLQQHTGPAGTMVPPSYSSQPYQSTHSSTNPTLVDPTRHLQQRPSGYVHQQAPTYGHGLTSTQRFSHQTLQQTPMIGTMTPLGAQGVQAGVRSASILPEQQQQQQQQQQQQQQQQQQQQQQQQQQQYHIRQQQQQQILRQQQQQQQQQQQQQQQQQQQQQQQQQQQQQQQAHQQQQQQAAPPQPQPQSQPQFQRQGLQQTQQQQQTAALVRQLQQQLSNTQPQPSTNIFGRY, encoded by the exons AATGGACTCAGATCATCACCAAGTACTTATGGGAGCAGCTGCAAAAGATGGCTGAATACTACCGGCCAGGGCCTTCCGGAAGTGGGGGCTGTGGTTCTACTATAGGGCCCTTGCCCCATGATGTAGAGGTGGCAATCCGGCAGTGGGACTACAATGAGAAGCTAGCCATGTTCATGTTTCAG GACGGAATGCTGGACAGACATGAGTTCCTGACCTGGGTACTTGAGTGTTTTGAGAAAATCCGCCCTGGAGAGGATGAATTGCTTAAActgctgctgcccctgctgcTTCGA TACTCTGGGGAATTCGTTCAGTCTGCATACCTCTCCCGCCGCCTTGCCTACTTCTGTACGCGGAGACTGGCCCTGCAGCTGGATGGCATGAGCAGTCACTCATCTCATGTGATGTCTGCTCAGTCAACAAGCACACTGCCCACGACCCCTGCTCCTCAGCCCCCAACTAGCAGCACACCCTCTACACCCTTTAGTGACCTGCTTATGTGCCCTCAGCACCGGCCCCTAGTTTTTGGCCTCAGCTGTATCCTTCAG ACCATCCTCCTGTGTTGTCCTAGTGCCCTGGTTTGGCACTACTCACTGACTGATAGCCGAATCAAGACTGGCTCACCACTTGACCACCTGCCTATTGCCCCCTCCAACCTGCCCATGCCAGAGGGCAACAGTGCCTTCACTCAGCAG GTCCGTGCAAAGTTGCGGGAGATTGAGCAGCAGATCAAGGAGCGAGGACAGGCCGTTGAGGTTCGCTGGTCTTTTGATAAGTGCCAAGAAGCTACTGCAG GCTTCACCATTGGACGGGTGCTCCATACTTTGGAAGTGCTGGACAGCCATAGTTTTGAGCGCTCTGACTTCAGCAACTCTCTTGATTCCCTCTGTAATCGAATCTTTGGATTGGGGCCTAGCAAGGATGGGCACGAG ATCTCCTCAGATGATGATGCTGTGGTATCATTACTGTGTGAATGGGCTGTCAGCTGCAAGCGCTCTGGTCGTCATCGTGCGATGGTGGTAGCCAAGCTGCTGGAGAAGAGACAGGCAGAGATTGAGGCTGAG CGTTGTGGAGAATCGGAAGCCGCAGATGAGAAGGGTTCCATAGCCTCTGGCTCCCTTTCTGCTCCTAGTGCTCCCATTTTCCAGGATGTCCTCCTGCAGTTTCTGGATACACAGGCTCCCATGCTGA CGGACCCCCGAAGTGAGAGTGAGCGAGTGGAGTTCTTTAACTTGGTACTGCTTTTCTGTGAACTGATTCGACATGATGTTTTCTCCCACAACATGTACACTTGCACCCTCATCTCCCGAGGGGACCTTGCCTTCGGAGCCCCTGGTCCCCGGCCTCCCTCTCCCTTTGATGACCCTGCCGATGACCCTGAGCGCAAAGAGGCtgagggcagcagcagcagcaagctGGAG GATCCAGGCCTCTCGGAGTCTATGGACATCGACCCTAGCTCCAGTGTGCTCTTTGAGGACATGGAGAAGCCTGATTTCTCA TTGTTCTCCCCCACTATGCCCTGTGAGGGGAAGGGCAGTCCATCCCCTGAGAAACCAGATGTTGAGAAGGAGGTGAAGCCCCCACCCAAGGAGAAGCTAGAAGGGACCCTTGGGGTTCTTTATGACCAGCCGCGGCATGTGCAGTATGCCACGCACTTTCCCATCCCCCAG GAGGAGTCATGCAGCCATGAGTGCAACCAGCGGTTGGTCGTACTGTTTGGGGTGGGAAAGCAGCGAGATGATGCCCGCCATGCCATCAAGAAAATTACCAAGGATATCCTGAAGGTTCTGAACCGCAAAGGGACAGCAGAAACTG ACCAGCTTGCTCCTATTGTGCCTCTGAATCCTGGAGACCTGACATTCTTAG GTGGGGAGGATGGGCAGAAGCGGCGGCGCAACCggcctgaagccttccccacTGCCGAGGATATCTTTGCTAAGTTCCAGCACCTTTCACATTATGACCAACACCAGGTCACAGCTCAG GTCTCCCGGAATGTTCTGGAGCAGATCACGAGCTTTGCCCTTGGCATGTCGTACCACTTGCCTCTGGTGCAGCATGTGCAGTTCATCTTCGACCTCATGGAATATTCACTCAGCATCAGTGGCCTCATCGACTTTGCCATTCAG CTACTGAATGAACTGAGTGTAGTTGAGGCCGAGTTGCTTCTCAAATCCTCGGATCTGGTGGGCAGCTACACCACCAGCCTGTGCCTGTGCATCGTGGCTGTCCTGCGGCACTATCACGCCTGCCTCATCCTcaaccaggaccagatggcacaGGTCTTTGAGGG GCTGTGTGGCGTAGTCAAGCATGGGATGAACCGGTCCGATGGCTCCTCCGCAGAACGCTGTATCCTTGCTTATCTCTATGATCTGTACACCTCCTGTAGCCATTTAAAGAGCAAATTTGGGGAGCTCTTCAG cGACTTCTGCTCCAAGGTGAAGAACACCATCTACTGCAACGTGGAGCCGTCAGAATCCAACATGCGCTGGGCACCTGAGTTCATGATTGACACTCTGGAGAACCCTGCCGCTCACACCTTCACCTACACAGGGCTAGGCAAGAGTCTTAGTGAGAACCCTGCTAACCGCTACAGCTTTGTCTGCAATGCCCTTATGCACGTCTGTGTGGGGCACCATGATCCCGATAG GGTGAATGACATCGCAATCCTGTGTGCAGAGCTGACCGGCTATTGCAAGTCACTGAGTGCAGAGTGGCTGGGAGTGCTTAAGGCCTTGTGCTGCTCCTCTAACAATGGCACTTGTGGTTTCAACGACCTCCTCTGCAATGTAGAT GTCAGTGACCTGTCTTTTCACGACTCCCTGGCCACTTTTGTTGCCATCCTCATCGCTCGGCAGTGTTTGCTCCTGGAGGATCTGATTCGCTGTGCAGCCATCCCTTCGCTTCTTAATGCTG CTTGCAGTGAACAGGACTCTGAGCCGGGGGCCCGGCTTACCTGCCGCATCCTCCTCCACCTTTTCAAGACACCTCAACTCAATCCTTGCCAGTCGGACGGAA CTGTCTCCCCAGACAAGCCTACGGTAGGAATCCGCTCCTCCTGTGACCGCCACCTGCTGGCTGCCTCCCAGAACCGCATTGTGGATGGAGCTGTGTTTGCTGTTCTCAAGGCTGTGTTTGTACTTG GGGATGCGGAACTGAAGGGTTCAGGCTTCACTGTGACAGGAGGAACAGAAGAACttccagaggaggagggaggaggtggcagtGGCGGTCGGAGGCAGGGTGGCCGCAACATCTCTGTGGAGACAGCCAGTCTGGATGTCTATGCCAAGTACGTGCTACGCAGCATCTGCCAGCAG GAATGGGTAGGAGAACGTTGCCTTAAATCGCTGTGTGAGGACAGCAATGACTTGCAAGACCCAGTGTTGAGTAGCGCCCAGGCCCAGCGCCTCATGCAGCTCATCTGCTACCCACATCGGCTGCTGGACAATGAGGATGGGGAAAACCCCCAGCGGCAACGCATTAAGCGTATTCTCCAG AACTTGGACCAGTGGACCATGCGCCAGTCTTCCTTGGAGCTGCAGCTCATGATCAAGCAGACCCCTAACAAT GAGATGAACTCCCTCTTAGAGAACATCGCCAAGGCCACAATCGAGGTTTTCCAACAGTCTGCAGAGACAGGGTCGTCTTCTGGAAACACTGCAAGCAACATGCCCAGCAGCAGCAAGACCAAGCCCGTGCTCAG CTCCCTAGAGCGCTCTGGTGTATGGCTGGTGGCTCCTCTCATTGCCAAACTGCCCACCTCAGTCCAGGGGCATGTGTTAAAGGCTGCTGGGGAAGAATTGGAGAAGGGCCAGCACCTGGGTTCCTCTTCGCGCAAAGAACGCGATCGACAAAAGCAAAAGAG CATGTCCCTGTTGAGCCAGCAGCCCTTCTTATCCCTGGTGCTGACGTGTCTGAAGGGTCAGGACGAGCAGCGCGAGGGACTCCTTACCTCCCTCTACAGCCAGGTCCACCAG ATTGTGAATAATTGGAGAGATGACCAGTACTTAGACGATTGCAAGCCAAAGCAGCTAATGCATGAGGCGCTCAAACTGCGGCTCAACCTG GTGGGGGGCATGTTTGACACGGTGCAGCGCAGCACCCAGCAGACCACGGAGTGGGCTGTGCTCCTCCTGGAGATCATCATCAGCGGCACTGTCGACATGCAGTCCAACAA TGAGCTCTTCACCACCGTCTTGGACATGCTGAGCGTGCTCATCAATGGGACCCTAGCTGCGGACATGTCCAGCATCTCCCAGGGCAGCATGGAGGAAAACAAACGTGCCTACATGAACCTGGTGAAGAAGCTGCGG AAGGAGTTGGGGGAGCGCCAGTCAGACAGTCTGGAAAAAGTTCGCCAGCTGCTGCCGCTGCCCAAGCAGACCCGAGATGTCATCACATGTGAGCCGCAGGGCTCCCTTATCGACACCAAAGGCAACAAGATCGCCGGCTTCGACTCCATCTTCAAGAAGGAG GGTCTACAGGTTTCCACCAAACAAAAGATCTCCCCCTGGGATCTTTTTGAAGGCTTGAAGCCATCAGCACCACTGTCTTGGGGCTGGTTTGGAACAGTCCGGGTGGACCGGCGCGTGGCCCGCGGAGAGGAGCAGCAGCGGCTGCTGCTGTACCACACGCACCTGAGGCCCCGGCCCCGCGCCTATTACCTGGAGCCACTGCCGCTGCCGCCGGAAGATgaggagcccccagcccccgccctgcTGGAGCCTGAGAAAAAGGCTCCAGAGCCCCCCAAAACTGACAAACCTGGGGCCGCTCCCCCCAGCACTGAGGAACGCAAGAAGAAGTCCACCAAGGGCAAGAAACGCAGCCAGCCGGCCGCCAAGACAGAG GACTATGGAATGGGCCCAGGCCGGAGTGGCCCCTATGGAGTGACAGTGCCTCCGGACCTCCTGCACCACACCAACCCTGGCTCCATATCCCACCTTAGCTACAGGCAGGGCTCCATAGGCCTCTACACCCAGAACCAGCCACTGCCGGCAG GTGGCCCCCGTGTGGACCCGTACCGCCCTGTGCGGTTACCGATGCAGAAGCTGCCGACCCGACCACCTTACCCTGGAGTGCTGCCCACCACCATGACTGGCGTCATGGGACTGGAACCCTCCTCCTACAAGACGTCTGTGTACCGACAGCAGCAGCCTGCGGTGCCCCAGGGACAGCGCCTTCGCCAACAGCTCCAGGCAAAGATA CAGAGTCAGGGGATGTTGGGACAGTCATCTGTCCATCAGATGACTCCCAGCTCTTCCTACGGTTTGCAGACCTCCCAG ggCTATACTCCTTACGTTTCTCATGTGGGATTGCAGCAACACACAGGCCCCGCAGGTACCATGGTGCCCCCCAGCTACTCCAGCCAGCCTTATCAGAGCACCCACTCTTCTACCAATCCTACTCTTGTAGATCCTACCCGCCATCTGCAGCAGCGGCCCAGTGGCTATGTGCACCAGCAGGCCCCAACCTACGGACACGGGCTGACCTCTACTCAAAG GTTTTCCCACCAGACACTGCAGCAGACACCCATGATAGGCACTATGACCCCACTGGGTGCCCAGGGTGTCCAGGCTGGCGTCCGGTCGGCTTCCATCCTGcctgagcagcagcagcagcagcagcagcaacagcagcagcagcagcagcagcaacagcagcagcagcagcagcagcagcagcaacagtacCACAtccggcagcagcagcagcagcagatccTGCGG cagcagcagcagcagcagcagcaacagcagcagcagcagcagcagcagcagcagcagcaacagcagcagcagcagcagcagcagcagcagcaggcacaccagcagcagcagcagcaggcagctcctccccagccccagccccagtcccAGCCCCAG TTCCAGCGCCAGGGGCTTCAGCAGACCCAGCAACAACAGCAGACAGCAGCTTTGGTCCGGCAGCTCCAACAACAGCTCTCCA ATACCCAGCCACAGCCCAGTACCAACATATTTGGACGCTACTGA